From one Anaerolineae bacterium genomic stretch:
- a CDS encoding extracellular solute-binding protein, translating into MVNLRCNLTLLAALLLMPVACTPPAPPPSPTPQVTPSPILVEDDLAATSLSAAAIPTAAPTLEPAPATPPTSIVVWESLPQAQAETLAEHIQSFQQEFPQYNVSLQHYDSPESFMRPLMAGETDFDVALVAPVLLGNLWATEQIRPMSDLFPASFTNDFVRVALLGASRDDTLWGLPDTAGFHLLLFYNRDLVDTPPQTTAELFGLAQELTQNDQTNRGAPAWGLAVNSYEPLWLVPWLAPYGGWLTDENGQPTLNTAAMEAAITLYLSWQGRLTGIAPVATYEEARSRFLNGDIAMMIDGEWAIAELARAGKINWGVALLPNVGEAGASQPAAPLVLARYWVVGRAAGGNRALASTAFLEYITQPERQLAWAVRFGLLPTRRQALENLVIVNDSALRISAEQMLAGRTVPPGVNVDVLLNAMRQPLQQVIDGEITPLEAAEMMQNNMER; encoded by the coding sequence ATGGTCAATTTACGGTGCAACTTAACTTTATTGGCGGCCCTGCTGCTCATGCCTGTTGCCTGCACCCCTCCCGCGCCGCCGCCTTCACCCACGCCCCAGGTCACGCCTTCCCCTATCCTGGTTGAGGATGACCTGGCCGCTACCTCCCTCAGCGCTGCTGCAATACCTACCGCTGCGCCAACTCTGGAACCGGCCCCGGCTACGCCCCCCACCTCCATTGTAGTTTGGGAAAGTCTGCCCCAGGCCCAGGCAGAAACGCTGGCCGAACACATCCAATCCTTTCAACAGGAATTTCCCCAATACAACGTTAGCCTGCAACATTATGATAGCCCAGAAAGTTTTATGCGCCCGCTGATGGCCGGGGAAACGGATTTTGACGTGGCCCTGGTAGCGCCGGTGCTGCTGGGAAATTTGTGGGCCACCGAGCAAATCAGACCAATGTCGGACCTATTTCCGGCCAGTTTTACCAACGACTTTGTCCGGGTCGCGCTCCTGGGAGCCAGTCGAGATGACACCCTGTGGGGACTGCCCGATACGGCCGGATTTCACCTGCTGCTTTTTTACAACCGCGATCTGGTTGATACCCCTCCCCAAACCACAGCCGAGTTATTCGGCCTGGCCCAAGAACTCACCCAAAATGATCAAACAAACCGGGGCGCGCCGGCCTGGGGTTTGGCCGTGAACAGTTACGAGCCGCTCTGGTTAGTGCCCTGGCTGGCTCCTTACGGCGGTTGGCTCACGGATGAAAATGGCCAACCCACCCTAAACACTGCGGCAATGGAAGCGGCCATTACCCTCTATTTGAGCTGGCAGGGCCGTTTAACCGGCATTGCGCCGGTAGCCACTTATGAAGAAGCGCGCAGCCGTTTTTTGAACGGCGACATTGCTATGATGATTGACGGCGAGTGGGCCATTGCCGAATTGGCCCGGGCCGGTAAAATCAACTGGGGGGTGGCGCTTTTGCCTAACGTGGGCGAAGCCGGGGCCAGCCAACCGGCTGCGCCCCTGGTGCTGGCTCGTTATTGGGTGGTCGGCCGAGCGGCTGGCGGAAACCGCGCATTGGCGTCTACGGCGTTTTTGGAGTATATTACCCAACCGGAAAGACAACTGGCCTGGGCCGTGCGCTTTGGCCTGTTGCCTACACGTCGCCAGGCTTTGGAAAACCTGGTGATTGTAAACGATTCGGCCCTGCGTATCAGCGCGGAGCAAATGTTGGCCGGGCGAACCGTTCCGCCCGGAGTCAATGTTGACGTGCTGCTCAATGCCATGCGCCAACCGCTCCAACAGGTTATAGATGGGGAAATTACCCCGTTGGAAGCCGCCGAAATGATGCAAAACAATATGGAGAGATGA